The genomic interval ataattttctaattccGTACCTAAATGTACAGAAATGGTTTCTTTTAGGAAATAGTAAATAcaatacaaagaaaatatttcctcCCTAAAGGCTAAAGCAGATTTCCTACTCTCACTCCTCCCTCTCTCGATGGTGAAGGAGAAACGGAACAGAATATGATATCCCAGCTCACAAGATGGCAACTTCCTCTCCCCCTCGGGAGTAAGAATCGTTACACCATAACCGTTCTCTTGTGCCTCTCGTTATTTCTCTTCACCGTTTTCCTCTTCAGCAAACGAGCTTTCGAGCCCACTCTCTTCCTCTACAGAGATCTCTTTTCCCAACCCCCTCCGTTTTCTTCTTCACTAACCAATTCCCGCTCTTCCTTTTCATCAGATTCCACTCTCTCAATTGCTCCTCCAGAACCAGCACACTCACCCACTCACCCGCTCGTCCCTCCCAATTCTCAAAACAACAGCTTCCGGAGCATCAGCGACGAGCTCTCTGTTCATGATGAGACCGACCCAGTGCAAGAAAATGAGTCCTTTGGTATAACGGATGATAATGGCGGTGATTTATCGATGGAGGGAGTTAAAGAGTGTAATTTCTACATGGGCACTTGGGTGAAAGATGAAGGGTACCCAATTTACAAACAGGGTTCTTGCCCTTATGTTGATGAGGCTTTTGATTGCCAAAGCAATGGTAGGGGTGACTCCGATTATCTCAAGTGGCGGTGGAAGCCCGACGGCTGTGATCTTCCGAGGTACGTGTTCTGGGTTTTCCCATTTTGTTATCAGGGCACATATTTTGGTTCGTGTTCTCGTTTGCTTGCATTATGTTCTAGTGGACTCTCACAGATGATGATGGAGTGAAATTGGAAATAAAACACAATTTCTGAAACGTCTTATGTTTACCACCTACATGGCTCCATCGGTGGGaaatgattataaaattaaacattcCCTTGAAAAATACCCTGTAAATTTGAATCATGCTTGGCATAAAAGTGGTTTAGTCTTCACACCAGTCTTCCCAATGATTTGGTATGCGTTGACCTTTAGGAAGATGCTGAACTAAATCAGACCATATGGTAGTCGTATGCCGTTGTTAATTTAAGATCCAAAACGGATGGAAGTGGTGATTTGCTAGGCAACTGTCCCTCGTTTTACTTACTTGATATAAGCATTGTTTAAGATTAAGAATATCATGCATTCACATTGCTACAGCATGTAACATTGTTCTTATTGGGTCTGTGTCTGCCTATTCATGAGcgaattttttcaaaagattcaTTGTCTTGCGGAATAAGAATTTGGGCTTCATGTTGCACCAATTTGTTGAACTTCTCGGCTAGGCATATGACAAACTTTGCTAAATGACCTTCCTCTTTTCATCAACCTTTTTAAATTGTGCACCAGTAtatttgaattttcaatttcatttttatttaaattcctATGAGTAGAGGGCAAAACATGTTGCATCCTTTTTGGGTAATTTGAGTACGTGTGCGTAGTTTTTTTTGGGAGAGTCATAAAGATATATGAATATTCACAAGAATTCGTACTCTACTAATGGATATGTGGAAGAAAATTGACTCCTATATGCTTTTCTTG from Juglans microcarpa x Juglans regia isolate MS1-56 chromosome 4S, Jm3101_v1.0, whole genome shotgun sequence carries:
- the LOC121263778 gene encoding protein trichome birefringence-like 5 isoform X3, producing MISQLTRWQLPLPLGSKNRYTITVLLCLSLFLFTVFLFSKRAFEPTLFLYRDLFSQPPPFSSSLTNSRSSFSSDSTLSIAPPEPAHSPTHPLVPPNSQNNSFRSISDELSVHDETDPVQENESFGITDDNGGDLSMEGVKECNFYMGTWVKDEGYPIYKQGSCPYVDEAFDCQSNGRGDSDYLKWRWKPDGCDLPRFNATDFLSRIRGKRLMLVGDSMNRNQFESILCLLREGLHNKSKMYEIHGHKITKGRGYFVFKFEDYNCTVEFVRSHFLVKEGVRVNAHGNSNPTLSIDQIDKTAKRWKRADILVFNTGHWWTHGKTARGKNYYKEGDYLYPEFDSVVAYKRALRTWANWVDKNVNPKKQLVFYRGYSSAHFRII